A portion of the Thunnus maccoyii chromosome 20, fThuMac1.1, whole genome shotgun sequence genome contains these proteins:
- the LOC121886647 gene encoding clarin-3 isoform X1 codes for MPSTKKTLFFMSSALVSAISVGLLGFSMSTQWVTMTMECARSESGFFNGTAEIRLDLFDGNLDRAFCPSFGADDDFQVFPQLIETGTVPLVLHALVVCLLCLCLLFSAGSILISLYNSVSNPYETYMGPIGIYTSSSISTCLSVLVLIIYVLNVNVTSMAEDLVGKFTEDTPVDLRNKTTEMSVGYYLVIPYTVLSLLALVLIYMYDHAAYTQRKEQQRPTEDAPKEIMMY; via the exons ATGCCTTCCACTAAGAAgactttatttttcatgtccAGTGCACTGGTTTCGGCCATATCAGTTGGGCTACTGGGGTTTAGCATGTCAACACAATGGGTTACAATGACCATGGAGTGCGCAAGAAGTGAAAGCGGCTTCTTCAATGGAACTGCTGAGATCAGGTTGGATCTTTTTGATGGAAATTTGGACAGAGCCTTTTGTCCTTCATTTGGAGCTGATGATGATTTCCAAG tgTTTCCTCAGCTGATAGAAACAGGAACTGTCCCTCTAGTCCTACATGCTTTGGTTGTGTGCCTGTTGTGCCTGTGCCTGCTGTTTTCTGCCGGCAGCATCCTTATCTCCCTCTACAACAGCGTCAGTAACCCTTATGAAACCTACATGGGGCCTATTGGCATCTACACCTCCAGCTCAATCAGCA catgtttgtctgttctggtCCTCATCATATATGTGCTGAACGTCAACGTGACCAGCATGGCAGAGGATTTGGTGGGGAAGTTCACCGAGGACACTCCAGTGGACCTGAGGAACAAGACTACAGAGATGAGCGTCGGATACTACCTGGTCATCCCTTACACAGTGCTCTCTCTACTCGCCCTCGTCTTAATCTACATGTATGACCATGCAGCCtacacacagaggaaagaaCAGCAGAGGCCTACTGAAGATGCACCCAAGGAGATAATGATGTATTAG
- the LOC121886647 gene encoding clarin-3 isoform X2, translating into MVSNLWIGDSKGSEVFPQLIETGTVPLVLHALVVCLLCLCLLFSAGSILISLYNSVSNPYETYMGPIGIYTSSSISTCLSVLVLIIYVLNVNVTSMAEDLVGKFTEDTPVDLRNKTTEMSVGYYLVIPYTVLSLLALVLIYMYDHAAYTQRKEQQRPTEDAPKEIMMY; encoded by the exons ATGGTTTCCAACCTGTGGATCGGGGACTCCAAGGGGTCCGAAG tgTTTCCTCAGCTGATAGAAACAGGAACTGTCCCTCTAGTCCTACATGCTTTGGTTGTGTGCCTGTTGTGCCTGTGCCTGCTGTTTTCTGCCGGCAGCATCCTTATCTCCCTCTACAACAGCGTCAGTAACCCTTATGAAACCTACATGGGGCCTATTGGCATCTACACCTCCAGCTCAATCAGCA catgtttgtctgttctggtCCTCATCATATATGTGCTGAACGTCAACGTGACCAGCATGGCAGAGGATTTGGTGGGGAAGTTCACCGAGGACACTCCAGTGGACCTGAGGAACAAGACTACAGAGATGAGCGTCGGATACTACCTGGTCATCCCTTACACAGTGCTCTCTCTACTCGCCCTCGTCTTAATCTACATGTATGACCATGCAGCCtacacacagaggaaagaaCAGCAGAGGCCTACTGAAGATGCACCCAAGGAGATAATGATGTATTAG